The following coding sequences lie in one Pempheris klunzingeri isolate RE-2024b chromosome 13, fPemKlu1.hap1, whole genome shotgun sequence genomic window:
- the c13h14orf180 gene encoding nutritionally-regulated adipose and cardiac enriched protein homolog isoform X2: MPCVCVTGPQEEATLGSAGWTTPEELSEQASQAQHLERLAQLCIMSKQPHLALEYSGKATKIHQRAFGNDHPITARSLELMATVYAEIGKTEYSDSLGQCVSALSKRFAAAESIRDTVNCLPHSHREKHSEVRHRKDTHHQQEDTAKSKVTNGKVPTSILKRPSPHYGSETEPNHRRKGERRVRFREPETTVHAYETTPSRPHLALFTCLFLLMSFLGVAMYCTDRRRPQRVCEELEAALAVYLLHMKQLLWGCWIWLTMQ; this comes from the exons ATgccctgtgtttgtgtaacagGGCCTCAGGAAGAGGCTACGCTGGGTTCTGCAGGATGGACAACCCCGGAGGAGCTTTCGGAGCAGGCCTCCCAGGCACAGCACCTAGAACGGCTGGCCCAGCTGTGCATCATGAGCAAACA ACCTCATCTTGCTCTAGAGTACAGCGGTAAG GCTACAAAGATCCACCAGAGGGCCTTTGGTAATGACCACCCCATTACAGCCAGAAGCCTGGAGCTTATGGCCACTGTCTATGCTGAAATCGGCAAGACTGAATATTCAG ACTCCctgggtcagtgtgtgtctgcactgtcCAAGCGCTTCGCTGCTGCAGAGTCCATCAGGGACACCGTCAACTGTCTTCCTCATTCCCACCGGGAGAAACACTCAGAGGTCCGCCACAGAAAGGACACCCACCACCAACAGGAGGACACAGCAAAATCTAAG GTAACCAATGGCAAAGTCCCCACCTCCATTCTAAAGAGGCCAAGTCCCCACTACGGGTCAGAGACAGAGCCCAACCACAGACGGAAAGGCGAACGGAGGGTTCGATTCAGGGAGCCAGAGACCACAGTACATG CCTATGAGACGACACCGTCCCGCCCCCACCTCGCCCTGTTCACTTGCCTCTTCCTGCTGATGTCATTCCTGGGTGTGGCCATGTACTGCACAGACCGACGGCGCCCACAGCGTGTGTGCGAGGAGCTGGAGGCCGCTTTGGCTGTCTACTTGCTGCATATGAAACAGCTTCTGTGGGGCTGCTGGATATGGCTGACCATGCAGTGA
- the c13h14orf180 gene encoding nutritionally-regulated adipose and cardiac enriched protein homolog isoform X1 gives MPCVCVTGPQEEATLGSAGWTTPEELSEQASQAQHLERLAQLCIMSKQPHLALEYSGKATKIHQRAFGNDHPITARSLELMATVYAEIGKTEYSDSLGQCVSALSKRFAAAESIRDTVNCLPHSHREKHSEVRHRKDTHHQQEDTAKSKVTNGKVPTSILKRPSPHYGSETEPNHRRKGERRVRFREPETTVHDIPYRDCLGAYETTPSRPHLALFTCLFLLMSFLGVAMYCTDRRRPQRVCEELEAALAVYLLHMKQLLWGCWIWLTMQ, from the exons ATgccctgtgtttgtgtaacagGGCCTCAGGAAGAGGCTACGCTGGGTTCTGCAGGATGGACAACCCCGGAGGAGCTTTCGGAGCAGGCCTCCCAGGCACAGCACCTAGAACGGCTGGCCCAGCTGTGCATCATGAGCAAACA ACCTCATCTTGCTCTAGAGTACAGCGGTAAG GCTACAAAGATCCACCAGAGGGCCTTTGGTAATGACCACCCCATTACAGCCAGAAGCCTGGAGCTTATGGCCACTGTCTATGCTGAAATCGGCAAGACTGAATATTCAG ACTCCctgggtcagtgtgtgtctgcactgtcCAAGCGCTTCGCTGCTGCAGAGTCCATCAGGGACACCGTCAACTGTCTTCCTCATTCCCACCGGGAGAAACACTCAGAGGTCCGCCACAGAAAGGACACCCACCACCAACAGGAGGACACAGCAAAATCTAAG GTAACCAATGGCAAAGTCCCCACCTCCATTCTAAAGAGGCCAAGTCCCCACTACGGGTCAGAGACAGAGCCCAACCACAGACGGAAAGGCGAACGGAGGGTTCGATTCAGGGAGCCAGAGACCACAGTACATG ACATTCCTTACCGTGACTGTTTAGGTG CCTATGAGACGACACCGTCCCGCCCCCACCTCGCCCTGTTCACTTGCCTCTTCCTGCTGATGTCATTCCTGGGTGTGGCCATGTACTGCACAGACCGACGGCGCCCACAGCGTGTGTGCGAGGAGCTGGAGGCCGCTTTGGCTGTCTACTTGCTGCATATGAAACAGCTTCTGTGGGGCTGCTGGATATGGCTGACCATGCAGTGA